A stretch of Girardinichthys multiradiatus isolate DD_20200921_A chromosome 20, DD_fGirMul_XY1, whole genome shotgun sequence DNA encodes these proteins:
- the LOC124857479 gene encoding zinc-binding protein A33-like, with translation MSEENLLCCICNDIYTDPVVLRCSHSFCKDCVQEWWSTKQVQMCPLCNKIDFSRHLLSNLALKNLCEDFLLRRKQETSEPLCTLHSEKLKLFCQDHQQLICVVCRDSREHKKHRFSPVNEAAQHYKEQLLQSVKPLREKQLLFKQVKETFDKAAVHIKVQVQETEKKIMQQFKNLHQFLQDEEKAKIAALNSEEKQKSKVIREKIVDLCRDITALSDTIRATEEETKAADVLFLQNHQQATESVQQHLQLEVPELISGALIDEANHLANMTYNTWMKMKEMVSFSPVILDPNTAHPELILSEDLTSVTSGQKFKPPDIPERFDQSCCVLGSEGFHSGCHSWDVEVRNDASWGVGVVKESVHRKGQTQTGYWELSFIGGKYLAASRPIPDKVLSVEKLQKVRVQLDWDKGKLSFFDLDTKKLIYTFKHAFTEKLFPYIGTKSKLPLKILPNSVSVTPDDVTLSAGFWPL, from the coding sequence ATGTCTGAAGAGAATCTCCTATGCTGTATTTGTAATGACATCTACACCGACCCTGTTGTTCTGCGCTGCAGCCACAGCTTCTGTAAAGACTGTGTGCAGGAATGGTGGTCTACAAAACAAGTTCAGATGTGCCCGCTTTGTAATAAGATAGATTTTTCCAGACATCTCCTCAGTAATCTGGCCTTGAAGAACCTGTGTGAGGACTTCTTGCTGagaagaaaacaggaaacatctgaGCCTCTCTGCACTCTGCACTCTGAGAAGCTCAAATTGTTCTGCCAGGATCATCAGCAGCTCATTTGTGTCGTCTGCCGAGACTCCAGGGAGCACAAAAAGCACAGATTTAGCCCAGTTAACGAAGCAGCTCAACACTACAAGGAGCAACTCTTGCAATCTGTCAAACCACTGAGAGAGAAACAGTTGCTTTTTAAACAAGTTAAAGAAACCTTTGACAAAGCAGCGGTTCACATTAAGGTCCAGGTCCAAGAAACAGAGAAGAAGATCATGCAGCAGTTTAAGAATCTTCATCAATTTCTACAAGATGAAGAGAAGGCCAAGATCGCCGCTCTGAACagtgaagaaaaacagaaaagtaaagtAATCCGGGAGAAGATTGTGGATCTGTGCAGAGACATAACAGCTCTTTCAGACACAATTAGAGCCACTGAGGAGGAAACGAAAGCTGCAGATGTGTTGTTTCTTCAGAACCATCAGCAAGCAACAGAAAGCGTGCAGCAGCATCTCCAGCTGGAGGTTCCAGAACTGATTTCAGGAGCTCTGATAGATGAAGCCAACCATCTTGCGAACATGACTTACAACACATGGATGAAGATGAAGGAGATGGTCTCCTTCTCTCCTGTGATTCTGGATCCGAACACAGCTCATCCTGAACTCATCCTGTCTGAAGATCTGACCAGCGTCACAAGTGGACAGAAATTCAAGCCTCCTGACATTCCAGAGAGGTTTGACCAGAGCTGCTGTGTTCTGGGCTCTGAAGGTTTTCATTCAGGATGTCATAGCTGGGATGTTGAGGTCAGAAATGATGCATCCTGGGGTGTTGGGGTGGTGAAGGAGTCTGTCCACAGGAAGGGACAAACACAGACTGGATACTGGGAATTAAGTTTCATTGGTGGAAAATACCTCGCTGCGTCCAGACCGATTCCAGATAAGGTTCTCTCTGTTGAAAAACTCCAGAAAGTCCGAGTTCAGCTGGACTGGGACAAAGGGAAACTGTCATTCTTTGATCTGGACACTAAAAAACTGATCTACACCTTCAAACACGCTTTCACAGAGAAGCTGTTTCCTTACATTGGTACCAAGAGTAAATTACCTCTGAAGATATTACCAAACAGCGTCAGTGTAACACCTGATGATGTCACTTTATCAGCAGGTTTCTGGCCTTTATAG